TTCCCATAACCTGAAATCTTCCGATCTTTCCTTCTATCTCTTTCTTCTCTTCTATCTTAACACTTTCATGAGTGGGCTTATATTCTGCTATAGCTTTTATCAGCAAGTCCTCAGCTTCATTCTCCTCAAACCGCTCATATAACCCCTCTTCATGAATAAAGGATTCTGGCTTAGCCCACTCCAGTGAGAATTTACTTAACTTATCTGGAGAAAAACAAACTGTAACGTAATCTAACTCCTTGTGGAAGGAGAGCGGAACAGTAAATATTCTTTTTGCATCTATTAAATCCTCTACTTTTAAAACACCACCAGAGCTTTCAGAAAGCTTTTGAAGATCACCTTTAGTCTTATTTATAACGTACTGAACTATTGAATGAGCTGCAGTTAAAGGGTCATAACTCTTACCTATAGCTCTTTCGTTTATTCTAACATGTATTCCCTCACCACTCCACAATAGGTAAACTGACTTATTTACACCCTCTTTTTCGAGATATGAAACAATTATCTCAGCAGCTTTAACTGCATATTCCCACTTGTCAATTTTAGTATCGATGTCAAAGAATGGTGTGTAAGCAATAAGCTTATCGTTACTTACGTTCTCTCTGTTTACTACCTCATATTTCCCTGCTGTGGCATAGATTGTCCTAGCGTTAAACATAAGGACTTTCTTTGGAACATCATCTTCATTCTCAAACGTTAAGGGATTGTCTTTTTTATCGTAACGGTACATTGTATTTCCGTAAAGTGCTATCCATCTTTGCTTTGAGAAGTTATAAATTTCCCTTTTGACCACATCTTTATTATAGTGAGTGAAGAGGGATACCATATATAAAAGATTGTGTAATGGAATTAAATACTGTTTCTCCTATAAGTAAGGGCAGCTAATTAATTGATTTAGCCTTTTCAAAGAATACTTCTATCAACTGTTAATTTTCTACTTGATATAAAGGTTTGAGATTAGGAAAGAAGAGCGAGCTCGTTTCAGATAAATTTAATCCATTAATTGCGTTTTTAGATAAGTTCATGAAATACCTTCTCTTCTACGTTATTTCTAAGCTCTTTTCAGCCTCTTCTAACATCTTCTTTATGTCACTCATCATAACTTTAACAGTGTCTAAGTCTAGTTTTCCTTCATGAAATCCCCAAACATGTAAAATATAGGCTGAGTTCCACCCAATTTTGACTCAATCCCCCAGTTTTAGAGAAAGTTTTGCAACAGCATTAGTTAAACTATAAGTGTACCATCTCCCTTCTCTAACTGCTTGTTGATATTCGGGTAAGTTAAACTTCTCAGCTAGGGCTTTTACTAATTCTTCAGCCACCTTATAAGCTTTTTCCGAGGACAAGACAATGTCTCCCTTAGAAAGATATTCTTCAGCTTCCGATAGATATTTCTTAGCTAACTCCAACCTAGTCCTAATTCCGGCTTGAGGATCCACTCTAGATAATGCTGAAAGTATAAGATCCTCAACATCAATCCCCTTCTCCTCAGCCCTCTTTATTAACTCCTCCATAAGTCATAGTTAACGGAAAAGCGTTAAAAACTTTATTAAGGTTACTATGGAATATATTTCTATTAAGTTTTAATTAACCGAGAAGTTATCCCTTCTTAAGTTAGTAGTAATTTTAAGTTAGCTATCTTAAATCTTTGTTAAATGTATGTGAGAGTTATTTTCAGTAATTTAAAATAAGGAATAAGCTTTAACGAAGAAAATTAAGCTCTGGCGAGGATTAATGTCCTTATTACTTGCGGAGATGCTCATAGAAGTGTGTCACAATCCAATAAGAATACTTCCTTAAAAGCTATGGATGAATTCTTTTTAATGTTAATATGCTTTTTAGACCTTTCATTTTTCCCATTTTAGGTTCGTAAGTTTTTGTCAAATTTAAGCGTTAATTTAAAAATAAAATAAACCTTGAAACCAGGTATTCAACGAAATTACTGGAGATAATTGGAAAGTGAAAATTACCGAGATAAAGAATAGAAAGGATAATAGTGAATTTGTACATAAACTATACGGCATTTATCTTGGAGATAAGTCAGTAGCAGTAAGCGTTACTAATGACGGAAAACTTAAGCATGTAATATTGAATGATATTAAAGTACTTAATGAGACAGACCAAACTTTAAGGAAAAGGGCTAATTGCTAGATTATGAAAAACAGAGAGTTATAGTTGAAGAAAGTGAAATGGAATTATGGAAAGGTTAAAAAAGGATTTGAATCCATAAAGTCTATCAGTATCATAAAAAGTGAGGTAAGGGACTTGCAATGATTATAAGGGGAGAGAATAAATCTTATATCGTGAAGAGAAATTTAATACTTGAACACTGTAAAACACCAAGATCCTTCACGGAACTTAGAAAGCTGACTGGTATGTCGGATGCCGGTCTATCTAAAGTGCTGAACGATCTTATAAAGGAGGATTATTTGCAGAAGACATCGGATGGGAAATACGTGATAACTGATAAAGTATTACAAAACTATAAGGAGAGAATGATCAATGGGATCTGGTTTAAATACCATAGAATTTCTGACGAAAAGATCGAGAAAATAGCTGAACTTTTAAAAGATGAAGGAGAATTTTATATCGTAGCTTCTAAAGGTAATATTGACACAGATAATTTAATGCTTCTATTACAATATCTATTTTTACTCACGTAATTTTCTTGCGTTACCTTACATTTGAGTACTCTATTCAAGCAATGCATTTTCTCCTCCATTATCTTATAAATTTTTAGCTTAAATGAAATACTACACAATAATTAATAAAATCTAAAATTATTTCTCTTAGCCAAGATCTAGAACTTATAAAAGAAATTAAAACTACTTGTATTTTACATAAAAGGAGGCTGTAAATCGTTTATAATATAGAATATTTATCTTAAATTAGCTATGGAGTATACTCCAATGAATATTGAAGAAATAAAAACAGTACTCAAAGAGATTTGAAGAATTTCTGTAGATAGAGGAATATAATATTTAAATATTCTTCATGATTGTGAATTCTCTTCTAAGTTTAACTAAGTAATTTATCCGTTGTTACAAGCGTACGAATATTTTTAATTTTAAGTAATTGCATATGAGTATGGACAGAATAAAAATATCGGGATACATGATTCTTATTGGTATATCACAATTTTTGTTGCTTATGATAATAGCAGAAATCTTATACCCAAATTATTCTGTAAAATATAACTATATAAGTGATCTAGGAGTTGGTAGAACCGCAATCATATTCAATACTTCTATTGTAGTTATGGGCATTCTGGTTATGTTAGGTTCATTGCTACTAAGGACATACTATTACCCTTTGTTATTTTTAATCGGTTTGGGTTCCGCAATAGTCGGAATTTTCCCCGAAACTACTGGGTTACCTCACCTAATTGGGGCACTTTTAGCTTTTCTCTTTGGCGGAATAAGTGCTATATTAACCTCGATAAGGAGAAACTATTTTTGGACTGTATTAGGATTAATAACTCTGATTTCTTTAGTTCTATACGTGTTAAAAGATTACGGACCTTTAGGACCAGGTGGAATGGAAAGGATGATAGTATATCCAGAAATTATCTGGGGAATAAGTTTCGCTACTTACTTAACAAACAAAACCTAAAACTAGCGGACATTTTTAATTATTTTCCTTTTTAAGGTGTAGTATATGTTGCATAATGGTTATTTTTAATTATACATCTATGTTCTGTAGAAAAATATTCAGAAAATTACTAAATAATTTTAAAAATACCTCACTTTTAAACTAAAACCATAAATAACTAATACAAACATATTCTCTAATCAGGTATCTTCTACCTTACTATTTTTATAGTTTATAATAGCGCCTACCTTTCTTAGAAGCTTCTCTCCTATTATATTCTTCTCTATGAAAGGGGAGTTGAGAACTTCAGCTATGATAACTTTTCCAAGAAATTTAGTATTGGCCAACTTTACGAAGGTAGAGTAACATTCCATAGAAGCAGTACAAATTCTTGGTCCATCAGAAGGATCGTACGGTATCATGTCGAAAATTTCCTTAGTTACAATCATCTCCTCATCAAAACCTGTGTCAATTTTAGCCTTGACTTTTACGCCCTCAATT
The sequence above is drawn from the Sulfurisphaera tokodaii str. 7 genome and encodes:
- a CDS encoding DUF998 domain-containing protein: MDRIKISGYMILIGISQFLLLMIIAEILYPNYSVKYNYISDLGVGRTAIIFNTSIVVMGILVMLGSLLLRTYYYPLLFLIGLGSAIVGIFPETTGLPHLIGALLAFLFGGISAILTSIRRNYFWTVLGLITLISLVLYVLKDYGPLGPGGMERMIVYPEIIWGISFATYLTNKT
- a CDS encoding clan AA aspartic protease, whose translation is MDFELEIEGVKVKAKIDTGFDEEMIVTKEIFDMIPYDPSDGPRICTASMECYSTFVKLANTKFLGKVIIAEVLNSPFIEKNIIGEKLLRKVGAIINYKNSKVEDT